The Maridesulfovibrio ferrireducens genomic sequence CATCTGTAATTTCTTCAATAGTAAAAGGAATCTTAATCCCGATAATTTTAGCGGAATCAAAAAGTCTTACAACATGGGCTTTAAGCCTGAAGACAGCGGATTTTCCATCAACGCAAACATAGGAACGAATGCCTTCAAAAACGCCTGCACCGTAATGCAAAGTATGAGTCAGCACATGGACCTGAGCATCATCCCAGTTGACCAGTTCGCCATCAAACCAAATTTTCTCAGCTTTCTGTACCATGTGTCCCCCTTTTTTTACTTCATGACAGTTCCCGGCAGTAGACTTAAATCCCCTGAAGCAATAATAATCACTTTTGGAATACCGGAAAGAGTGAAGCTAAAAAAAAGAGGGTCCAAGGTCAAGGAGGATCAATCAAATCCCCGCCGGAAAAACTAAAAACAAAGTTTAAAGACTGAGTATTGAATTTTCCCCATCTCCATAAGGAGTAGTTTCAAATCCATCAGCTTCTGAATCATTAAACCAGATACTCTCGCCGGCCAGATAGCGGAATTTATAATCGTGCCCTACTTCCAAATCAACTGTCACAGCATAATTGCCGCTCTTAAGCCTCTTCATGGGCATTGAGCTTATATCCCAGTCGTTAAAATCGCCCACCAGATAAATGGACTCACCATTTTCAATCTGAGCCTTAGGAACTTCGAATCGAACCTTGCAGACAGGTTTACTT encodes the following:
- a CDS encoding isoamylase early set domain-containing protein, which produces MAISKKFLKSKPVCKVRFEVPKAQIENGESIYLVGDFNDWDISSMPMKRLKSGNYAVTVDLEVGHDYKFRYLAGESIWFNDSEADGFETTPYGDGENSILSL